A region from the Silene latifolia isolate original U9 population chromosome 7, ASM4854445v1, whole genome shotgun sequence genome encodes:
- the LOC141590203 gene encoding uncharacterized protein LOC141590203, with amino-acid sequence MYFDGAARQDGAGAGVVFVTPQNHLMPYAFTLTQLCTNNTAEYQALIFGLQMTIEIGVKDMDIYGDSKLVVNQVLGEFEVKKEDLIPYHQQALQLLNQLDDIHVGHVPRSANKLADALANLAATLALGAEESMKVPICNRWVVSSLEGEENVDTTNMICVYTVDEDDQVNLSLIFWTTKNYPMIPDTSDHQSGPKLHDRVKRMGYYRPTMVHDCMDFAKKCEPCQFYANFIHQPSEPLHPTVSSWPFESWGHDVVGPLTPKASNGHEKVVAKSKRDWHERIGEALWAYRTTYKTPTQATPYALVYGVEAVLPLELHIPSLRIAIQEGLTDDENDKLRLTELEALDEKRLEAQQKLQCYQARLSHAFNKKVRPRSFQVGDLVLAVRRPIITSHKPVGKFTSKWDGPYVVQEVYTNGAYKIVDEDGVRVGPINGKFLKRYYS; translated from the exons ATGTACTTTGACGGTGCTGCAAGGCAAGATGGAGCTGGAGCTGGAGTTGTAttcgtaactccacaaaatcatcttATGCCATATGCCTTTACACTCACTCAGTTGTGTACAAATAATACGGCAGAATACCAAGCTCTCATATTCGGTCTTCAAATGACGATCGAAATAGGTGTCAAGGATATGGACATATATGGAGACTCAAAGCTGGTGGTCAACCAAGTCCTTGGTGAATTTGAAGTGaaaaaggaagacttgattccCTACCATCAACAGGCATTACAATTGTTGAATCAACTTGACGACATCCATGTTGGTCATGTGCcaaggagtgccaataagttggctGACGCGCTTGCTAATCTTGCAGCCACTTTGGCACTTGGGGCAGAAGAGTCTATGAAAGTCCCAATCTGCAATCGTTGGGTAGTATCATCGCTTGAAGGAGAAGAAAATGTAGACACAACCAACATGATATGCGTCTACACAGTTGATGAAGATGATCAAGTCAACCTATCATTGATTTTTTGGACCACCAAAAACTACCCGATGATCCCAGACACAAG TGATCATCAATCTGGGCCTAAACTTCATGATCGTGTAAAGAGAATGGGGTATTACAGGCCAACCATGGTGCATGATTGTATGGACTTTGCGAAAAAATGTGAACCCTGTCAGTTCTACGCAAACTTCATACACCAACCTTCGGAGCCGTTGCATCCTACTGTTTCTTCATGGCCCTTTGAATCTTGGGGACATGATGTTGTGGGACCTCTTACTCCAAAGGCCTCAAATGGACATGA AAAAGTAGTAGCAAAGTCAAAGCGAGATTGGCATGAAAGAATTGGTGAGGCGTTGTGGGCATATCGTACCacatacaaaacacctactcaGGCAACCCCGTACGCATTGGTGTATGGAGTGGAGGCCGTGTTGCCTTTGGAGTTGCATATCCCTTCCTTACGCATTGCTATTCAGGAGGGACTTACAgatgatgagaatgacaaattgcgaTTAACAGAGTTGGAAGCTCTCGATGAAAAGAGATTAGAGGCTCAACAAAAGCTCCAATGCTATCAAGCGAGGTTGTCAcacgcattcaacaaaaaggtgcgcCCTCGTTCTTTCCAAGTAGGAGACCTCGTCCTTGCAGTACGAAGGCCAATCATCACCTCTCACAAGCCAGTTGGTAAATTCACCTCTAAGTGGGATGGTCCATACGTGGTACAGGAGGTCTACACAAATGGTGCTTATAAGATTGTTGATGAAGACGGTGTGCGTGTCGGTCCAATCAACGGAAAATTCTTGAAGCGCTACTATTCTTGA